The DNA region CTCCTGCCAGATCCGTAAAAGAACATAATTTTTCAATACCGGAAATCGCACGGTCAGAATTACATTGACTCACATTCCTCAAAAATCTATGGAAAACTATCCTAAGGATATTTATACCGAACCGGAGCCGAACGCCGAGACACTTTCCAACTTGGGGCCATTGACACCGATGGCAGGAATATGGAGCGGGGAACGCGGCGTGGATGTTAGCCCTAAAGCTGAAGGGCCAGAAAAACGAATATTCCTTGAGCGCATTGAGATGCAGCCGATTGATGCCCAAACCAACGGACCTCAATTGTTCTATGGATTACGTTATCACCTTCGAGTTGTGGAATTTGACAAGGTTGAAACCTTTCACGACCAAGTCGGCTATTGGCTTTGGGAGCCGGCCACAAGTACGGTAATACAAACCCTATCGATACCGCGAGGCCAGACGGTAATGGCGACAGGGCATGCGGCGCCAGACGCGAAGACCTTTAAAGTCGAGGCAGTACGCGGGTCCACAATCAATGGCATCTTGTCGAATCCATTTCTTGAATATGCGTTCAAGACAGAGCGCTATACCAATACAGTTTCGATTAATGATGGTACCTGGTCGTATTTTCAGGAAATGCTCTTGATCATTCCGGGACAGACCGAACCCTTTTATCACACTGATCGCAATACCTTGACCAAAATTGAAGAACCAACACCGAATCCGGTAGCGCAAGCAGAATTAGGTCGATAGCTTAAGGCGAGCAATGCGCAGCGTTTTCACAATGATGAAGCGCCTGGCTGTTTTGATCCTTTCTGTGACTTTATTGATCCCCAACAGTCTCGAAATTGATATCGAACCGACCTAAAGTAGAGGCTCTTAACCAGCGGGATGATTCTCAAACGGACATTCCTCAATTAGTGAAACCAGTGACTTACTTTTGGAGATTATGATGACAAGAACTACTGCTTTAAAGCCTGAACAGGTACCAGCCGATTCGAAACCGACCCTCGATGCGTTCACCAAGAACATCGGGTTCACCCCAAATATGATGGCGACCTTCGCGCAGAGTCCGATCGCGTTCAACGCCTGGGCCAATCTGCTCGGCTCGTTGAGCAAGGCACTCGACGTGAAGACACGCGACAGCATCGGTCTCGCTGTCTCCGAAGTGAATGGCTGCAATTACTGCCTGGCGGTCCACAGCTTTACGGCAGAGCACATGGCCAAGTTGCCGGCCGATGAAATCATTCTCGCTCGCAAGGGTCATGCCAGCGATCCAAAACGCGATGCCGCTGTCCAGTTTGCGCACAAAGTCATGGTGGGCCGTGGGCAGGTCAGTGACGCAGATGTAAAAGCCGTCCGCGATGCCGGGTACACGGATGCGAACGTCATGGAGATCGTCTCGCTGGTGGCGATGTACTCCCTGACGAACTTTATCAATAACGTGTTCGATCCCGAGAAGGACTTCCCTGCCGTTACACCGGCTGGCGCGATCTAAACGCTATCCGGTCGCATCGAAATCTCCGAGGACCCTCGGAGGTTTCGCGGAGCAATATTTTCAGGGGTAAAGCATGAACAAGCCACAGAAGGTTGTTGTCGTCACCGGTGCGTCGCAAGGCATCGGCGCTCAAGTTGTACAAGCATTCCGCAAGCTCGATTACCGCATCGTCGCAACCTCGCGTTCGATCAAGCTGTCGGACGACGAGAACATCTTGAACATCGCTGGCGACATCGGCGATCCCGCAACAGCTCAACGTGTTATTTCCGAAGGCGTCGCACGCTTTGGCCGGATCGATACGCTGGTGAACAACGCGGGCATCTACATCGGCAAGCCTTTTACCGAACACACCGCCGAAGACTACGCGGCCGTGATGAATGTAAACATGGCGGGCTTCTATCACATCACGCAACTTGCGATCGCCGAAATGGAAAAGCATGCAAGCGGCCACGTGGTGAGCATTACGGCCAGCATCGACCACGCTGCAATAAGCGGGGTCTACACAGTCTTGGCAGCGCTGACGAAGGGCGGCATCAACGCCGCCACGAAGTCGCTGGCAATCGAGTATGCGAAGAAGGGCATTCGCGTAAATGCGGTCGCACCAGGGAACATCAAGACACCGATGCACCCTCCTGAAATTCACGAGGCACTGGCAGCTTTTAACCCTATCGGGCGCCTGGGTGAAACAAGCGATATTGCCGACGCCATCCTCTTTCTCGACTCTGCACCGTTCATCACCGGCGAAATCCTGCACGTCGACGGTGGCCAAAGTGCCGGTCGATGAGAAACCGAATCACTAATCATAAAGAAACGAGCAATTGACGCTCGA from Pirellulales bacterium includes:
- a CDS encoding SDR family oxidoreductase; translated protein: MNKPQKVVVVTGASQGIGAQVVQAFRKLDYRIVATSRSIKLSDDENILNIAGDIGDPATAQRVISEGVARFGRIDTLVNNAGIYIGKPFTEHTAEDYAAVMNVNMAGFYHITQLAIAEMEKHASGHVVSITASIDHAAISGVYTVLAALTKGGINAATKSLAIEYAKKGIRVNAVAPGNIKTPMHPPEIHEALAAFNPIGRLGETSDIADAILFLDSAPFITGEILHVDGGQSAGR
- a CDS encoding heme-binding beta-barrel domain-containing protein codes for the protein MTHIPQKSMENYPKDIYTEPEPNAETLSNLGPLTPMAGIWSGERGVDVSPKAEGPEKRIFLERIEMQPIDAQTNGPQLFYGLRYHLRVVEFDKVETFHDQVGYWLWEPATSTVIQTLSIPRGQTVMATGHAAPDAKTFKVEAVRGSTINGILSNPFLEYAFKTERYTNTVSINDGTWSYFQEMLLIIPGQTEPFYHTDRNTLTKIEEPTPNPVAQAELGR
- a CDS encoding carboxymuconolactone decarboxylase family protein; the encoded protein is MMTRTTALKPEQVPADSKPTLDAFTKNIGFTPNMMATFAQSPIAFNAWANLLGSLSKALDVKTRDSIGLAVSEVNGCNYCLAVHSFTAEHMAKLPADEIILARKGHASDPKRDAAVQFAHKVMVGRGQVSDADVKAVRDAGYTDANVMEIVSLVAMYSLTNFINNVFDPEKDFPAVTPAGAI